A single Xylanimonas cellulosilytica DSM 15894 DNA region contains:
- the coaBC gene encoding bifunctional phosphopantothenoylcysteine decarboxylase/phosphopantothenate--cysteine ligase CoaBC yields MRILLGVSGGIAAYKAVLLLRLLREAGHAVRVIPTQAALRFVGAPTWEALSGEPVSTDVFDDVEHVQHVALGQGADLVVVAPATADLLARAATGRADDLLTATLLTARCPVVLAPAMHTEMWEHAATRANVATLRARGVHVVEPASGRLTGADSGAGRLPEPEDLAREALAVLAAAQAPQDLAGLRVVVSAGGTREPLDPVRWIGNRSTGRQGVALAQAARARGAHVTLVAANLEASVEGCADQVVPVESTAELRQAVRAAATDADVVVMAAAVADFRPAAPTGAKIKKVAGQGPAPIELVENPDILAELVRERLRPGQTVVGFAAETGDATGSVLDHGRAKAVRKGADLLAVNAVGAGRGFGTPDNEVWVLDAIGDQVAHVSGTKRQVADVLWDAVLKTRG; encoded by the coding sequence ATGAGGATCCTGCTCGGCGTCAGCGGGGGCATCGCCGCGTACAAGGCGGTGCTCCTGCTGCGCCTGTTGCGCGAGGCCGGTCATGCGGTCCGCGTGATTCCCACCCAGGCGGCGCTGCGGTTCGTCGGCGCCCCGACGTGGGAGGCGCTGTCGGGCGAGCCCGTCAGCACCGACGTGTTCGACGACGTCGAGCACGTGCAGCACGTCGCGCTCGGACAGGGCGCCGACCTCGTCGTCGTCGCCCCCGCCACCGCCGACCTGCTGGCGCGGGCCGCGACCGGCCGCGCCGACGACCTGCTCACGGCCACGCTGCTCACCGCACGGTGCCCCGTGGTGCTGGCCCCGGCGATGCACACCGAGATGTGGGAGCACGCCGCCACCCGCGCGAACGTCGCGACCCTGCGCGCCCGCGGCGTGCACGTGGTCGAGCCGGCGTCGGGGAGGCTGACCGGTGCGGACTCCGGGGCCGGGCGACTGCCCGAGCCCGAGGACCTCGCCCGCGAGGCGCTCGCCGTGCTGGCCGCAGCGCAGGCACCGCAGGACCTGGCCGGGCTACGTGTCGTCGTCTCCGCGGGGGGAACCCGCGAGCCCTTGGACCCGGTGCGCTGGATCGGCAACCGCTCGACCGGACGCCAGGGGGTCGCGCTCGCGCAGGCCGCGCGGGCCCGCGGCGCCCACGTGACGCTCGTCGCGGCGAACCTGGAGGCGAGCGTCGAGGGGTGCGCCGACCAGGTGGTGCCCGTCGAGTCGACGGCCGAGCTGCGCCAGGCCGTGCGGGCCGCCGCGACCGACGCCGACGTCGTCGTCATGGCCGCCGCGGTGGCCGACTTCCGCCCCGCCGCGCCGACGGGCGCCAAGATCAAGAAGGTCGCGGGCCAGGGCCCTGCGCCGATCGAGCTGGTGGAGAACCCTGACATCCTCGCGGAGCTGGTCCGCGAGCGCCTGCGCCCCGGTCAGACCGTGGTGGGTTTCGCGGCCGAGACGGGGGACGCGACGGGCAGCGTGCTGGACCATGGGCGGGCCAAGGCGGTGCGCAAGGGTGCGGACCTGCTGGCGGTCAACGCGGTGGGCGCCGGGCGAGGGTTCGGCACGCCCGACAACGAGGTGTGGGTGCTGGACGCCATAGGGGACCAGGTCGCGCACGTGAGCGGCACGAAGCGGCAGGTCGCGGACGTGCTGTGGGACGCGGTCCTCAAGACCCGCGGCTGA
- the metK gene encoding methionine adenosyltransferase, with protein MTDALRLFTSESVTEGHPDKVCDQISDAVLDAILDQDPHARVAVETMVTTGLVHLAGEVTTSAYVEIPQIVRDVVRRIGYTSSAIGFDGSSCGVSVSIGQQSPDIAQGVDKSAEQRDDAADHDPLDAQGAGDQGLMFGYACDDTPQLMPLPAWLAHRLAERLAEVRRTGEVAGLRPDGKTQVTIAYDGDRPVRLDAVVVSTQHHEDVLQETLAKEIATKVVAPVLDTVQLDTTGYKLYVNPTGKFVVGGPQGDAGLTGRKIIVDTYGGMARHGGGAFSGKDPSKVDRSAAYAMRWVAKNVVAAGLARRCEVQVAYAIGRAHPVGLYVETFGTETVPVARITAAIDEVFDLRPAAIIADLDLLRPVYAKTAAYGHFGRELPEFTWERVDRVAALRAAVAAS; from the coding sequence ATGACCGATGCGTTGCGCCTCTTCACGTCCGAGTCCGTGACCGAGGGGCACCCGGACAAGGTCTGCGACCAGATCTCCGACGCCGTCCTCGACGCCATCCTCGACCAGGACCCGCACGCGCGCGTCGCCGTCGAGACCATGGTGACCACCGGGCTGGTGCATCTCGCGGGCGAGGTCACCACCAGCGCGTACGTCGAGATCCCGCAGATCGTGCGCGACGTCGTGCGTCGCATCGGGTACACGTCCTCGGCGATCGGGTTCGACGGCTCCTCGTGCGGCGTGTCCGTCTCGATCGGTCAGCAGTCGCCGGACATCGCGCAGGGCGTCGACAAGTCCGCCGAGCAGCGCGACGACGCCGCCGACCACGACCCCCTCGACGCGCAGGGCGCCGGCGACCAGGGCCTGATGTTCGGGTACGCCTGCGACGACACCCCACAGCTCATGCCGCTGCCCGCCTGGCTCGCACACCGGCTCGCGGAGCGCCTCGCCGAGGTGCGGCGCACCGGCGAGGTCGCCGGTCTGCGCCCCGACGGCAAGACCCAGGTCACGATCGCCTACGACGGCGACCGCCCCGTGCGCCTGGACGCCGTCGTCGTCTCCACCCAGCACCACGAGGACGTCCTGCAGGAGACCCTCGCCAAGGAGATCGCGACCAAGGTCGTGGCGCCCGTCCTCGACACGGTGCAGCTCGACACCACCGGCTACAAGCTCTATGTGAACCCGACCGGCAAGTTCGTCGTCGGCGGCCCGCAGGGCGACGCCGGCCTCACCGGCCGCAAGATCATCGTCGACACCTACGGCGGCATGGCCCGCCACGGCGGCGGCGCGTTCTCCGGCAAGGACCCGTCGAAGGTGGACCGCTCGGCGGCGTACGCCATGCGCTGGGTCGCGAAGAACGTCGTGGCGGCCGGGCTGGCCCGCCGCTGCGAGGTGCAGGTCGCGTACGCGATCGGGCGGGCGCACCCCGTGGGTCTCTACGTGGAGACGTTCGGCACCGAGACCGTGCCGGTCGCGCGGATCACCGCGGCGATCGACGAGGTGTTCGACCTGCGGCCCGCGGCGATCATCGCGGACCTGGACCTGCTGCGGCCCGTGTATGCCAAGACGGCCGCGTACGGGCACTTCGGGCGGGAGCTGCCGGAGTTCACGTGGGAGCGGGTGGACCGGGTCGCGGCGCTGCGGGCTGCTGTCGCTGCTTCCTGA
- a CDS encoding primosomal protein N': MGLSDDVAGAEQGALLGVDDVAAPSGARRRKAALGAQEVAAELPVARVLLDLQPAHLDREYDYLVPASMAAGVVPGARVRARFGAQEVDGFVVARLAESDHDGRLLPLKRLVSAEPVLTPAVLRLVRAVAAHWAGTTADVLRLAVPPRHARTEKEQVAPPVPDAVQETIPETARGTALDAVPGAVPDAVPDAVPDAVPGVVPGTVPGTVLGAAPEAWAGVWGVYRGGDAFLRHVGAGGAPKAVWTPLPGLAPAVEAGAVPTLPHWAVAAATAVRAAVGAGRGALVVVPDARDAGRVTAALDAAGMPGVVRLLAEDGAAPRYRAFLAAARGHARVVVGTRAAMFAPVADLGLVVLWGDGEDTLAEPHAPYPHARDLLALRSDLEQAAFLLGSPGRTVQAQALLAAGWAHEIAAPRDVLRARAPRVRALTSIELAAEGPGAGARIPTAAWRAARDALGHGPVLVQVPRTGYLPVVACERCRTPATCQACHGPLALGAQTAAPQCRWCGRLATGWRCTECGSGALRAVRVGSERTAEELGRAFPGVPVRVSASTAPGGILDRVPARPALVVATPGAEPVADGGYATALLLDAASATTSLGLDAGTRALHRWLAAAHLVRPAGSGGQVLLVGDAAPAPTGALVRFDPATFADRELSERAELHLPPAVRVAAVTGERTAVAAVVSRVALAGPDTTLGPVDVPPEPPRFGPGARGDHGAAPTGDASLFDDVPVRVLIRVPAADGAELSRQLRASLAVRSARREPGTLRAQLDPEELL, translated from the coding sequence ATGGGGTTGTCCGACGACGTCGCTGGGGCTGAGCAGGGGGCGCTGCTCGGGGTCGACGACGTCGCGGCGCCGTCGGGTGCGCGACGGCGGAAGGCGGCGCTCGGGGCGCAGGAGGTGGCCGCAGAGCTGCCGGTGGCGCGGGTGCTGCTCGATCTGCAGCCCGCGCACCTGGACCGGGAGTACGACTACCTGGTGCCCGCCTCGATGGCCGCCGGTGTGGTGCCGGGTGCCCGGGTGCGGGCGCGGTTCGGGGCGCAGGAGGTCGACGGGTTCGTCGTCGCGCGGCTGGCGGAGTCGGACCACGACGGGCGGCTGCTGCCGCTCAAACGGCTCGTCTCTGCCGAACCCGTGCTGACCCCCGCCGTGCTGCGCCTCGTGCGGGCCGTGGCCGCGCACTGGGCCGGGACGACGGCCGACGTGCTGCGGCTGGCCGTGCCGCCGCGGCACGCGCGCACCGAGAAGGAGCAGGTCGCGCCTCCGGTGCCGGACGCCGTCCAGGAGACGATCCCGGAGACCGCGCGCGGAACCGCGCTGGATGCCGTGCCGGGCGCTGTACCGGATGCTGTACCGGATGCCGTGCCGGATGCCGTGCCGGGCGTGGTGCCAGGCACCGTGCCCGGGACGGTGCTGGGGGCGGCTCCGGAGGCGTGGGCCGGGGTGTGGGGCGTATACCGGGGCGGGGATGCGTTCCTGCGGCATGTGGGGGCCGGGGGAGCGCCCAAGGCCGTGTGGACGCCCCTGCCTGGGCTCGCACCGGCCGTGGAGGCGGGGGCGGTGCCGACGCTGCCGCACTGGGCCGTCGCGGCCGCCACCGCCGTGCGCGCCGCCGTCGGGGCAGGGCGCGGCGCTCTCGTCGTCGTGCCGGACGCCCGGGACGCCGGGCGCGTGACGGCCGCGCTCGATGCGGCGGGCATGCCCGGTGTGGTGCGGCTGCTGGCCGAGGACGGTGCCGCACCCCGCTACCGGGCGTTCCTGGCCGCCGCCCGCGGGCACGCACGCGTCGTCGTGGGGACGCGCGCGGCCATGTTCGCGCCCGTGGCGGACCTCGGCCTGGTCGTGCTGTGGGGCGACGGGGAGGACACCCTCGCCGAACCGCACGCCCCCTACCCGCACGCCCGCGACCTGCTCGCGCTGCGCTCCGACCTCGAACAGGCCGCCTTCCTGCTCGGCTCGCCCGGCCGCACCGTGCAGGCCCAGGCGCTGCTCGCCGCCGGGTGGGCGCACGAGATCGCCGCACCGCGCGACGTGCTGCGCGCCCGGGCCCCCCGCGTGCGCGCGCTGACCTCGATCGAGCTGGCCGCCGAAGGCCCTGGGGCCGGAGCCCGCATCCCGACCGCGGCCTGGCGGGCCGCCCGCGACGCCCTCGGCCACGGGCCCGTGCTCGTCCAGGTGCCCCGCACCGGCTACCTCCCAGTCGTCGCCTGCGAACGCTGCCGCACCCCCGCCACCTGCCAGGCCTGCCACGGCCCCCTCGCCCTCGGCGCACAGACCGCGGCACCCCAGTGCCGCTGGTGCGGACGCCTCGCCACCGGCTGGCGGTGCACCGAGTGCGGGTCCGGCGCCCTGCGCGCCGTGCGCGTCGGGTCCGAGCGCACCGCCGAAGAGCTCGGCCGCGCCTTCCCCGGCGTGCCCGTACGCGTCTCCGCCTCGACAGCGCCCGGCGGCATCCTCGACCGGGTCCCCGCCCGGCCCGCCCTCGTCGTCGCCACCCCCGGCGCCGAACCCGTCGCCGACGGCGGGTACGCCACCGCCCTGCTGCTCGACGCCGCCAGCGCGACCACCTCCCTCGGCCTCGACGCCGGCACCCGTGCCCTGCACCGCTGGCTCGCCGCCGCCCACCTCGTCCGGCCCGCCGGCAGCGGCGGGCAGGTCCTCCTCGTCGGAGACGCCGCCCCCGCACCCACCGGCGCACTCGTCCGGTTCGACCCCGCCACCTTCGCCGACCGAGAGCTCTCCGAACGGGCCGAGCTCCACCTGCCGCCCGCGGTGCGCGTCGCCGCCGTCACCGGGGAGCGCACCGCCGTCGCCGCCGTCGTCTCCCGCGTGGCGCTCGCCGGGCCGGACACCACCCTCGGCCCGGTCGACGTGCCACCCGAGCCGCCACGCTTCGGGCCCGGCGCCCGCGGGGACCACGGCGCGGCACCGACCGGCGACGCCAGCCTGTTCGACGACGTCCCCGTGCGCGTCCTGATCCGTGTCCCGGCCGCCGACGGCGCCGAGCTCTCCCGCCAGCTGCGCGCCTCCCTCGCCGTCCGCTCCGCCCGCCGCGAACCCGGCACCCTGCGCGCCCAGCTCGACCCCGAGGAGCTCCTGTGA
- a CDS encoding HAD family hydrolase: MTTDRAIDTVVYDFGNVLVHWDPRPAFAHLAPAVVDRFFTEVDFTAFNHHQDAGRSLEDGRAALADVDPRWAGMLDAYLDGYPRTLTGLVEGSAELVGELKGRGLRLYGLTNWWAQTFHHAEALVPAVGLMDGVVVSGRESLAKPDPAIFRLLADRFAVDPRRAVFVDDSAPNVEAAAAVGFRAVHFTTTADFRRALRDLGVPVEHETR; this comes from the coding sequence GTGACCACCGACCGCGCCATCGACACCGTGGTCTACGACTTCGGCAACGTCCTCGTGCACTGGGACCCCCGCCCCGCGTTCGCCCACCTCGCCCCCGCCGTCGTCGACCGGTTCTTCACCGAGGTCGACTTCACCGCGTTCAACCACCACCAGGACGCCGGACGGTCCCTCGAGGACGGACGGGCGGCCCTCGCGGACGTCGACCCGCGCTGGGCGGGCATGCTCGACGCGTACCTCGACGGGTACCCGCGCACCCTGACGGGCCTGGTCGAGGGGTCGGCGGAGCTGGTCGGCGAGCTCAAGGGGCGGGGCCTGCGGTTGTACGGGCTGACGAACTGGTGGGCGCAGACGTTCCACCATGCGGAGGCGCTCGTGCCCGCGGTCGGGCTCATGGACGGCGTCGTGGTGTCCGGGCGTGAAAGTCTCGCCAAGCCGGACCCGGCGATCTTCCGGCTGCTGGCCGACCGGTTCGCCGTCGACCCGCGCCGAGCGGTGTTCGTCGACGACTCCGCCCCGAACGTCGAGGCGGCCGCCGCGGTCGGCTTCCGCGCCGTGCACTTCACCACCACCGCGGACTTCCGCCGTGCGCTGCGCGACCTCGGGGTGCCGGTCGAGCACGAGACCCGCTGA
- a CDS encoding M15 family metallopeptidase, protein MPRFLAPCARLGATAVLALALGSGLIVAPASADPMPATPVLATPVLANPVLASMTTPEPPTPTAAVPGSTPQAVPPLRAVPGPTSGFLRLTDVISRGIPARLDPDDEPDTEPGGEPGGAHPAADPALAEAWLAQAGDPGSLLVVITKRRALPADHVPGDLDGASGVLLRRDASDAFVRLAAAAEAAGVPVRARSGYRSYLDQQVTFERWQRELGGEAAEGLSARPGHSEHQTGLAVDVVARDGECRTLGCFAETAQADWLAANAAGFGFLVRYQPGQESVTGYAAEAWHLRYVGEEAAHDVVASGAKSIEEYLGLAPAPTS, encoded by the coding sequence ATGCCCCGGTTCCTCGCCCCGTGCGCCCGTCTGGGGGCGACGGCGGTGCTCGCGCTCGCCCTGGGCTCGGGCCTGATCGTGGCACCGGCATCCGCGGACCCGATGCCCGCGACCCCCGTCCTTGCGACCCCCGTGCTTGCGAACCCGGTTCTGGCGTCGATGACGACGCCGGAGCCGCCGACGCCGACGGCCGCGGTGCCCGGCAGCACCCCGCAGGCGGTGCCGCCGCTGCGCGCGGTTCCGGGGCCCACGTCGGGCTTCCTGCGGCTGACGGACGTGATCTCGCGCGGCATCCCCGCCCGGCTCGACCCCGACGACGAGCCCGACACCGAACCCGGCGGCGAACCCGGCGGTGCCCACCCCGCTGCCGACCCGGCGCTGGCCGAGGCGTGGCTGGCGCAGGCCGGCGACCCGGGGAGCCTGCTCGTCGTGATCACGAAGCGGCGCGCCCTGCCCGCCGATCACGTGCCGGGTGACCTGGACGGCGCCTCCGGGGTGCTGCTGCGCCGGGATGCCTCGGACGCGTTCGTCCGGCTCGCCGCCGCGGCGGAGGCGGCGGGCGTGCCGGTGCGGGCCCGCAGCGGCTACCGGTCGTACCTCGATCAGCAGGTCACGTTCGAGCGGTGGCAGCGGGAGCTGGGCGGCGAGGCGGCCGAAGGGCTCTCAGCGCGTCCGGGTCACTCGGAGCACCAGACCGGGTTGGCGGTCGACGTCGTCGCCCGGGACGGCGAGTGCCGGACCCTCGGGTGCTTCGCCGAGACCGCGCAGGCCGACTGGCTCGCGGCGAACGCCGCCGGGTTCGGGTTCCTCGTGCGGTACCAGCCGGGCCAGGAGTCCGTCACCGGGTACGCCGCCGAGGCGTGGCACCTGCGGTACGTGGGCGAGGAGGCCGCCCACGACGTCGTCGCCTCCGGTGCGAAGAGCATCGAGGAGTACCTCGGGCTGGCGCCGGCACCCACCTCCTGA
- the fmt gene encoding methionyl-tRNA formyltransferase codes for MRLLFAGTPHAAVPSLEALIASRHDVVAVLTRADAPAGRGRTLVPSPVRVAAEAAGIPVVTDVPRGDDFLTLLRDLDIDAAPVVAYGHLLRPDVLAVPRHGWVNLHFSLLPAWRGAAPVQRAIIAGDEITGATTFLLDEGMDTGPVLGTMTETIRPRDTSGDLLDRLAHAGAGLLVATLDGLEDGALHPQPQPADGVSLAAKLTTADAHIDFRDPALAVDRLIRGCTPAPGAWTTVPGPDGAPARLGLGPVAARPDVTDLGAGELRPGKREVLVGTATHAVQLGLVQPVGKKPMAAADWARGARLGDDVLLGTQEGAR; via the coding sequence GTGCGCCTGCTCTTCGCCGGGACCCCCCACGCGGCCGTCCCCTCGCTCGAAGCCCTCATCGCCTCACGGCACGACGTCGTCGCGGTCCTCACCCGGGCCGACGCGCCCGCCGGACGCGGACGCACGCTCGTCCCGTCTCCCGTACGCGTCGCCGCGGAGGCAGCCGGGATCCCCGTCGTCACCGACGTACCCCGCGGCGACGACTTCCTGACCCTCCTGCGCGACCTCGACATCGACGCCGCACCCGTCGTCGCCTACGGGCACCTGCTGCGCCCCGACGTGCTCGCCGTACCCCGCCACGGCTGGGTCAACCTGCACTTCTCGCTCCTGCCCGCATGGCGCGGCGCCGCCCCCGTGCAGCGCGCCATCATCGCCGGCGACGAGATCACCGGCGCCACCACCTTCCTGCTCGACGAAGGCATGGACACCGGCCCCGTGCTCGGCACCATGACCGAGACCATCCGGCCCCGCGACACCTCCGGCGACCTGCTCGACCGGCTCGCCCACGCCGGCGCCGGCCTGCTCGTCGCCACCCTCGACGGCCTCGAGGACGGCGCCCTGCACCCGCAGCCCCAACCCGCGGACGGCGTCTCCCTGGCCGCCAAGCTCACCACCGCCGACGCGCACATCGACTTCCGCGACCCGGCGCTCGCCGTCGACCGCCTGATCCGCGGCTGCACCCCCGCCCCCGGCGCCTGGACCACCGTGCCCGGACCCGACGGCGCACCCGCCCGCCTCGGCCTCGGACCGGTCGCCGCACGCCCCGACGTCACCGACCTCGGCGCCGGCGAGCTGCGCCCCGGCAAGCGTGAGGTGCTCGTCGGCACCGCCACCCACGCCGTCCAGCTCGGCCTCGTCCAACCCGTCGGCAAGAAGCCCATGGCCGCCGCCGACTGGGCCCGCGGCGCCCGCCTCGGCGACGACGTCCTGCTCGGCACCCAGGAAGGCGCCCGATGA
- a CDS encoding RsmB/NOP family class I SAM-dependent RNA methyltransferase: protein MSAHDDPRRHDGGDRRDSRGRQRGAARSRGDQSRTTQAPSQRRRRTDPARTAAFDVLRDVDGSDAYANLVLPPLLRERGITGRDAAFATELTYGTLRLRGRYDAILTRCVDRPLDRLDPDVLDVLRLGAHQILGMRVPTHAAVSETVALTRDRVGTGASQLVNAVLRRVTTTPLTDWLDELRADAPDPVTASAVTGSHPVWIARALREALAADGRGGADLDAELDALLDADNAAPRVTLVARPGLITPDDVRATAPDGITLHPGRWLPTALILGGQDPLSVPAVADARAGVQDEGSQAVALALAAAPLEGRDARWLDLCAGPGGKASLLAALASQRGATIVANEVAPHRANLVRKALRAIPDGVVEQVRTGDGRDVGEQEPGAYDRVLVDAPCTGLGALRRRPESRWRRTPADLSALTGLQRDLLSSALDAVRVGGVVAYVTCSPHLAETRVVVDDVLRRRAVDGIPDAERLDAREAVRAIVNPGTDIPLGERDDVQLWPHVHGTDAMHLTLLRRTR, encoded by the coding sequence ATGAGCGCGCACGACGACCCCCGACGCCACGACGGCGGCGACCGCCGCGACTCCCGCGGACGCCAGCGCGGCGCCGCCCGATCCCGCGGTGACCAGTCCCGCACCACCCAGGCACCCTCGCAGCGCCGCCGGCGCACCGACCCCGCCCGCACCGCCGCCTTCGACGTGCTGCGCGACGTCGACGGCTCCGACGCCTACGCCAACCTCGTCCTGCCGCCCCTGCTGCGTGAACGCGGCATCACCGGCCGCGACGCCGCCTTCGCCACCGAGCTCACCTACGGCACCCTGCGCCTGCGCGGCCGCTACGACGCCATCCTGACCCGCTGCGTCGACCGGCCCCTCGACCGGCTCGACCCCGACGTGCTCGACGTGCTGCGCCTCGGCGCCCACCAGATCCTCGGCATGCGCGTCCCCACCCACGCCGCCGTCTCCGAGACCGTCGCCCTGACCCGCGACCGCGTCGGCACCGGCGCCTCACAGCTCGTCAACGCCGTCCTGCGCCGCGTCACCACCACCCCCCTGACGGACTGGCTCGACGAGCTCCGCGCCGACGCCCCCGACCCCGTGACCGCCTCCGCCGTCACCGGCTCCCACCCCGTCTGGATCGCCCGCGCCCTGCGCGAGGCACTGGCGGCCGACGGCCGCGGCGGCGCCGACCTCGATGCCGAGCTCGACGCCCTCCTCGACGCCGACAACGCCGCCCCCCGCGTCACCCTCGTCGCCCGCCCCGGCCTCATCACCCCCGACGACGTCCGCGCCACCGCCCCCGACGGCATCACCCTCCACCCCGGCCGCTGGCTCCCCACCGCCCTCATCCTCGGCGGACAAGACCCCCTCAGCGTCCCCGCCGTCGCCGACGCACGCGCCGGCGTCCAGGACGAAGGCTCCCAGGCCGTCGCCCTGGCGCTCGCGGCTGCGCCGCTGGAGGGCCGGGACGCACGCTGGCTCGACCTGTGCGCAGGCCCGGGCGGCAAGGCGTCGCTGCTGGCAGCACTGGCCTCACAGCGCGGCGCCACGATCGTCGCCAACGAGGTGGCCCCGCACCGGGCGAACCTGGTGCGCAAGGCGCTACGGGCGATACCCGACGGCGTCGTCGAGCAGGTACGCACCGGCGACGGGCGCGACGTCGGGGAACAGGAACCCGGCGCCTACGACCGCGTGCTCGTCGACGCCCCGTGCACAGGACTGGGCGCGCTGCGCCGCCGGCCCGAGTCCCGCTGGCGCCGCACCCCGGCCGACCTCTCCGCACTGACCGGGCTGCAGCGCGACCTGCTGTCGTCAGCGCTCGACGCCGTCCGGGTCGGGGGAGTGGTCGCATACGTGACCTGCTCCCCGCACCTGGCCGAGACCCGCGTCGTCGTCGACGACGTCCTACGCCGTCGGGCCGTGGACGGCATCCCCGACGCCGAACGGCTCGACGCCCGCGAAGCCGTGCGCGCCATCGTGAACCCCGGGACGGACATCCCGCTCGGGGAACGCGACGACGTCCAGCTGTGGCCGCACGTACACGGCACGGACGCCATGCACCTCACCCTGCTGCGCCGCACCCGCTGA
- a CDS encoding DUF1761 domain-containing protein, whose translation MVPEINYWAVVVATVSTMVVGSLWYTPKVFGTRWMRLTGVDPDQEGASAVGPIAVTVVVSFVTAWVLAGATYIAWTFYDGTFLVAALVTGVALWLGFTAARFVTHDAFERRPVALTALNVAHELVTVLVMAVILGVWPPVGV comes from the coding sequence ATGGTTCCTGAGATCAACTACTGGGCTGTGGTGGTGGCCACGGTGTCCACGATGGTGGTCGGGTCGCTCTGGTACACCCCGAAGGTGTTCGGTACCCGGTGGATGCGCCTGACCGGGGTGGATCCGGACCAGGAGGGTGCGAGCGCTGTCGGTCCGATCGCCGTGACGGTCGTGGTCAGCTTCGTGACCGCCTGGGTGCTCGCCGGGGCCACGTACATCGCGTGGACGTTCTACGACGGCACGTTCCTGGTGGCGGCCCTGGTCACGGGGGTCGCCCTGTGGCTCGGGTTCACGGCGGCACGGTTCGTCACCCACGACGCGTTCGAGAGGCGCCCTGTTGCGCTGACCGCGCTGAACGTGGCGCACGAGCTGGTGACGGTGCTGGTCATGGCGGTGATTCTCGGTGTGTGGCCGCCGGTGGGTGTCTGA
- the rpe gene encoding ribulose-phosphate 3-epimerase, with the protein MAALINPSILSADFANLERDLHAIKSADYAHVDVMDNHFVPNLTLGLPVFDRLAAISPVPLDAHLMIDDPDRWAPQFAEAGAASVTFHAEAAQAPVRLARELRRLGARAGVALRPATPVEPFLDLLAEIDMILVMTVEPGFGGQTFIDGTLPKIRRARKAISESGLDVWVQVDGGVSRTTIERAADAGANVFVAGSAVYGADDIPAEIDALRALADAHTH; encoded by the coding sequence ATGGCAGCGCTGATCAACCCGAGCATCCTGTCCGCCGACTTCGCCAACCTCGAGCGGGACCTGCACGCCATCAAGTCCGCCGACTACGCGCACGTCGACGTGATGGACAACCACTTCGTCCCCAACCTCACGCTCGGACTGCCCGTGTTCGACCGGCTCGCCGCGATCTCCCCGGTACCCCTCGACGCGCACCTCATGATCGACGACCCCGACCGGTGGGCCCCCCAGTTCGCCGAAGCCGGCGCCGCCTCCGTGACCTTCCACGCCGAAGCCGCACAAGCCCCCGTGCGCCTCGCCCGCGAGCTACGCCGCCTCGGCGCCCGCGCCGGAGTCGCACTACGCCCCGCCACCCCCGTCGAACCATTCCTCGACCTGCTCGCCGAGATCGACATGATCCTCGTCATGACCGTCGAACCCGGATTCGGCGGCCAGACCTTCATCGACGGCACCCTGCCCAAGATCCGCCGCGCCCGGAAAGCCATCAGCGAGTCCGGCCTCGACGTCTGGGTGCAGGTCGACGGCGGCGTCTCCCGCACCACCATCGAACGAGCCGCCGACGCCGGCGCCAACGTCTTCGTCGCCGGGTCCGCCGTGTACGGCGCCGACGACATCCCCGCCGAGATCGACGCCCTGCGGGCGCTCGCGGACGCCCACACCCACTGA